The Micromonospora sp. M71_S20 genome has a window encoding:
- a CDS encoding bifunctional FO biosynthesis protein CofGH gives MVDRTVPGPTDASVRRALHRAASGRALDVDEAAALLAARGGALDELLDVAGAVRDAGLREAGRPGVVTYSKKVFIPLTRLCRDRCHYCTFATVPHRLPAAFLDRDEVLAIARAGAAQGCKEALFTLGDRPEERWPAARQWLDERGYDSTLDYLRACAVAVLEETGLLPHLNPGVLSWSELQRLKPVAPSMGMMLETTATRLWSEPGGPHFGSPDKEPAVRLRVLDDAGRVGVPFTTGILIGIGETPAERVDAIFAIRRAHREYGHLQEVIVQNFRAKPDTAMRGMPDAELHDLAATVAVARVLLGPKARIQAPPNLIAGEYALLLRAGIDDWGGVSPLTPDHVNPERPWPQIDELARHTEKAGFTLRERLTIYPEYVRAGDPWLDPRLLPHVGALADPATGLAVEEARPVGRPWQEPDETYGGRTDLHATIDTTGRTGDRRGDFDHVYGDWSEVAGKVTAGGGAGTDRDLRAGLGLAADDPAALLEPRHADAALALFAADGPALDELCRLADDVRRAAVGDDVTYVVNRNINFSNVCYVGCRFCAFAQRERDADAYRLSVDQVADRAEEAWAAGASEVCLQGGIDPKLPVTVYADLVRAIKARVPGMHVHAFSPMEIVTAAAKAGVSVREWLTGLREAGLDTIPGTAAEILDDDVRWVLTKGKLPAAAWVDVVGTAHELGIRSSSTMMYGHVDHPAQWLAHFRVLAGLQDRTGGFTEFVALPFVHTNAPIYLAGIARPGPTWRENRVVHAMARLLLHGRIDNIQCSWVKLGDEGTAAMLRGGCNDLGGTLMEETISRMAGSGNGSARTEEQLIAIATAAGRPARKRTTAYGSPRP, from the coding sequence ATGGTTGATCGCACCGTGCCCGGCCCGACCGACGCGAGCGTGCGGCGGGCACTGCACCGGGCCGCGAGCGGGCGGGCGCTCGACGTCGACGAGGCCGCCGCGCTGCTGGCCGCCCGGGGCGGGGCGCTGGACGAGCTGCTCGACGTGGCGGGCGCCGTCCGCGACGCCGGCCTGCGCGAGGCCGGGCGGCCGGGCGTGGTCACGTACTCGAAGAAGGTCTTCATCCCCCTCACCCGGCTGTGCCGCGACCGGTGCCACTACTGCACCTTCGCGACCGTGCCGCACCGGCTGCCGGCGGCCTTCCTCGACCGGGACGAGGTCCTCGCCATCGCCCGGGCGGGCGCGGCCCAGGGCTGCAAGGAGGCCCTGTTCACGCTCGGTGACCGGCCGGAGGAACGCTGGCCGGCGGCCCGGCAGTGGCTGGACGAGCGCGGCTACGACTCCACGCTCGACTACCTGCGCGCCTGCGCGGTGGCGGTGCTGGAGGAGACCGGGCTGCTGCCGCACCTCAACCCGGGCGTGCTCTCCTGGTCGGAGTTGCAGCGGCTCAAGCCCGTCGCGCCCAGCATGGGGATGATGCTGGAGACCACGGCGACGCGGCTGTGGTCGGAGCCGGGCGGCCCGCACTTCGGCTCGCCGGACAAGGAGCCGGCGGTCCGGCTGCGGGTGCTCGACGACGCGGGCCGGGTCGGCGTGCCGTTCACCACCGGCATCCTGATCGGCATCGGCGAGACCCCTGCCGAGCGGGTCGACGCGATCTTCGCGATCCGCCGGGCGCACCGCGAGTACGGCCACCTCCAGGAGGTGATCGTGCAGAACTTCCGCGCGAAGCCGGACACGGCGATGCGTGGCATGCCGGACGCGGAGCTGCACGACCTGGCCGCCACGGTGGCGGTGGCCCGGGTGCTGCTCGGGCCGAAGGCCCGGATCCAGGCCCCGCCGAACCTCATCGCGGGCGAGTACGCCCTGCTGCTGCGCGCCGGCATCGACGACTGGGGCGGGGTCTCCCCGCTGACCCCGGACCACGTCAACCCGGAGCGCCCCTGGCCGCAGATCGACGAGCTGGCCCGGCACACGGAGAAGGCCGGCTTCACCCTGCGCGAGCGGCTGACGATCTACCCCGAGTACGTGCGGGCCGGCGACCCGTGGCTCGACCCGCGCCTGCTGCCGCACGTCGGCGCGCTGGCCGACCCGGCGACGGGGCTGGCCGTCGAGGAGGCCCGACCGGTGGGCCGCCCCTGGCAGGAGCCCGACGAGACGTACGGCGGCCGGACCGACCTGCACGCCACCATCGACACCACCGGGCGGACCGGCGACCGGCGCGGCGACTTCGACCACGTCTACGGCGACTGGTCGGAGGTGGCCGGCAAGGTCACCGCCGGGGGCGGGGCGGGGACCGACCGCGACCTGCGGGCGGGGCTGGGGCTGGCGGCCGACGACCCGGCCGCGCTGCTGGAGCCGCGGCACGCCGACGCGGCGCTGGCGCTGTTCGCCGCCGACGGGCCGGCGCTGGACGAGCTGTGCCGGCTGGCCGACGACGTCCGCCGGGCGGCGGTCGGCGACGACGTGACGTACGTGGTCAACCGCAACATCAACTTCAGTAACGTCTGCTACGTCGGCTGCCGGTTCTGCGCCTTCGCGCAGCGGGAGCGCGACGCCGACGCGTACCGGCTCTCGGTGGACCAGGTCGCCGACCGGGCCGAGGAGGCGTGGGCGGCCGGCGCCAGCGAGGTCTGCCTCCAGGGCGGGATCGACCCGAAGCTGCCGGTGACCGTCTACGCCGACCTGGTGCGGGCGATCAAGGCGCGGGTGCCGGGGATGCACGTGCACGCGTTCTCGCCGATGGAGATCGTCACCGCCGCCGCCAAGGCGGGCGTGTCGGTGCGGGAGTGGCTGACCGGGCTCCGCGAGGCCGGGCTGGACACCATCCCGGGCACCGCCGCGGAGATCCTCGACGACGACGTGCGCTGGGTGCTCACCAAGGGCAAACTGCCGGCCGCCGCCTGGGTCGACGTGGTCGGCACGGCCCACGAGCTGGGCATCCGGTCCAGCTCCACCATGATGTACGGCCACGTGGACCACCCGGCGCAGTGGCTCGCGCACTTCCGGGTGCTGGCCGGGTTGCAGGACCGTACGGGCGGGTTCACCGAGTTCGTGGCGCTGCCGTTCGTGCACACGAACGCGCCGATCTACCTGGCCGGCATCGCCCGCCCCGGGCCGACGTGGCGGGAGAACCGGGTGGTGCACGCGATGGCCCGGCTGCTGCTGCACGGCCGGATCGACAACATCCAGTGCTCGTGGGTGAAGCTCGGTGACGAGGGCACGGCGGCGATGCTCCGGGGCGGCTGCAACGACCTGGGCGGCACGCTGATGGAGGAGACGATCTCCCGGATGGCCGGTTCCGGCAACGGCTCGGCGCGCACGGAGGAGCAGTTGATCGCGATCGCGACGGCCGCCGGACGACCGGCCCGCAAACGCACGACCGCGTACGGCAGCCCTCGTCCCTAG
- the cofD gene encoding 2-phospho-L-lactate transferase: MRIVVLTGGIGGARFLVGVRAYAREVGAEVTAVVNVGDDLLLHGLKVCPDLDSVMYTLGGGADPERGWGRVGESWTVKQELAAYGAEPTWFGLGDKDIATHLVRTTMVNAGYPLHAVTEALAARWQPGVRVLPATDDRLETHVVVELDGGQRAIHFQEWWVRHRGDVPTHRFVFVGAEAARPAPGVVEAIAGADVVLIAPSNPVVSVAPVLAVPGLREAVADGPAPVVGVSPIIGGAPVRGMADRCLAVLGVECSAAGVGRLYGGRSAGGLLDGWLVAEEDAGTVVPEVTVRAAPLRMTDEAATAAMVRAALELT, translated from the coding sequence ATGCGCATCGTGGTTCTGACGGGTGGCATCGGGGGCGCTCGTTTCCTGGTCGGCGTACGGGCGTACGCCCGCGAGGTCGGCGCCGAGGTGACCGCCGTGGTCAACGTCGGTGACGATCTACTCCTGCACGGGCTCAAGGTCTGCCCCGACCTGGACAGCGTGATGTACACGCTGGGTGGCGGCGCCGACCCCGAGCGGGGCTGGGGGCGCGTCGGCGAGAGCTGGACGGTCAAGCAGGAACTGGCCGCGTACGGCGCCGAGCCGACCTGGTTCGGGCTCGGCGACAAGGACATCGCCACCCACCTGGTGCGGACCACGATGGTCAACGCCGGCTATCCGCTGCACGCGGTCACCGAGGCGCTCGCCGCCCGCTGGCAGCCCGGCGTACGCGTGCTGCCGGCGACCGACGACCGGCTGGAGACGCACGTGGTGGTGGAGCTCGACGGCGGCCAGCGGGCGATCCACTTCCAGGAGTGGTGGGTGCGCCACCGCGGCGACGTCCCCACCCACCGGTTCGTCTTCGTCGGCGCGGAGGCCGCCAGGCCGGCGCCCGGCGTGGTGGAGGCGATCGCCGGGGCCGACGTGGTGCTGATCGCGCCGAGCAACCCGGTGGTGAGCGTCGCCCCGGTCCTGGCCGTGCCCGGGCTGCGCGAGGCGGTCGCCGACGGTCCCGCACCGGTGGTCGGCGTGTCGCCGATCATCGGCGGCGCGCCGGTGCGCGGCATGGCCGACCGCTGCCTGGCGGTGCTGGGGGTGGAGTGCAGCGCGGCCGGCGTGGGCCGGCTCTACGGCGGCCGGTCGGCCGGCGGGCTGCTCGACGGCTGGCTGGTCGCCGAGGAGGACGCCGGCACGGTGGTGCCGGAGGTGACGGTCCGCGCGGCACCGCTGCGGATGACCGACGAGGCGGCGACGGCGGCCATGGTCCGCGCCGCGCTGGAGCTGACGTGA
- a CDS encoding coenzyme F420-0:L-glutamate ligase, with product MRLEILPVPGIGHVSEGDDLAALIATAAPWLRDGDVLVVTSKIVSKAEGRLVDVPADGPERLAARDEVLDAETARVVATRGATRIVQTHHGFVMASAGIDASNVDKTRLVLLPEDPDASARALRAALRERHGVDVAVIVSDTMGRPWRNGLTDVALGVAGMDAIRDHRGEVDPYGNELQLTQMAVVDELAGAGELIKGKCDQMPVAVVRGYPTTLRPDDGDGASALIRDASMDLFSLGTAEAKAAGLAAAATLPDGPNPTPPDPAAVRRAIGTVAGVVAPGTVFSLVADEEARAGLTSRVPGWPAEATTLVLGSAATPADPADLVRFGADLQRLRTALAAEGVTSLLLPPPPGTTASAALAL from the coding sequence GTGAGGCTTGAGATCCTGCCGGTGCCGGGCATCGGCCACGTGTCCGAGGGCGACGACCTGGCGGCCCTGATCGCCACCGCCGCGCCCTGGCTGCGCGACGGCGACGTGCTGGTGGTCACCAGCAAGATCGTCTCGAAGGCGGAGGGGCGCCTCGTCGACGTCCCGGCGGACGGGCCCGAGCGGCTCGCCGCGCGGGACGAGGTGCTGGACGCCGAGACGGCGCGGGTGGTGGCCACCCGGGGCGCGACCCGGATCGTGCAGACCCACCACGGCTTCGTGATGGCGTCGGCCGGCATCGACGCCTCGAACGTCGACAAGACCCGGCTGGTGCTGCTCCCCGAGGACCCGGACGCCTCGGCCCGGGCGCTGCGGGCCGCACTGCGCGAACGCCACGGCGTGGACGTCGCGGTGATCGTCAGCGACACGATGGGCCGGCCCTGGCGCAACGGGCTCACCGACGTGGCGCTCGGCGTCGCCGGGATGGACGCGATCCGCGACCACCGGGGAGAGGTCGACCCGTACGGCAACGAGCTCCAGCTCACCCAGATGGCGGTGGTGGACGAGCTGGCCGGCGCGGGCGAGCTGATCAAGGGCAAGTGCGACCAGATGCCGGTCGCGGTGGTGCGCGGCTACCCCACCACGCTCCGGCCGGACGACGGCGACGGCGCGTCGGCGCTGATCCGGGACGCGTCGATGGACCTCTTCTCGCTGGGCACCGCCGAGGCGAAGGCCGCCGGGCTGGCCGCCGCCGCCACCCTGCCGGACGGCCCCAACCCGACCCCGCCCGACCCGGCGGCCGTACGCCGGGCGATCGGCACCGTCGCGGGCGTGGTCGCGCCCGGCACGGTCTTCAGCCTGGTCGCCGACGAGGAGGCCCGCGCCGGGCTGACCTCCCGGGTGCCCGGCTGGCCGGCGGAGGCGACGACGCTGGTGCTCGGTTCCGCGGCCACCCCGGCCGACCCGGCCGACCTGGTCCGCTTCGGCGCCGACCTGCAACGCCTCCGCACCGCCCTGGCGGCCGAGGGCGTCACCTCCCTGCTGCTCCCCCCGCCCCCGGGCACCACCGCCAGCGCCGCACTGGCCCTCTGA
- a CDS encoding helix-turn-helix transcriptional regulator, with protein MLKIYFSAEDILRTRVAPAADPVWELVLSLHLLPGRGREPLLSGWRHSVTRGLREDSGSAGLRLLLSLNPPRGYFPDFLTPYDSVSGFDAGMEAVRSTPVAVLQRDLALLAAGGAPSAGAGALARGEPDTLLGLTGAMERYRGLAIDPYWPRIQAAVEADRTRRARALLDGGVEGLLASLRPAMRWESGVLEIRDYPHSRELHLGGRGLLLVPSFFCAATPVALLDPALPPVLVYPVDRLGGLLPAPGEGGGPGASDPGREALAALLGRTRAAVLAASDDGCTTGEVARRLNISAAAASQHTTVLRNAGLLVSQRDRNTVLHTLTPLGRAMLNS; from the coding sequence ATGCTGAAGATCTACTTTTCCGCCGAGGACATCCTCCGGACCCGGGTGGCTCCGGCGGCGGATCCGGTGTGGGAGCTGGTTCTCAGCCTGCACCTGCTGCCCGGCCGTGGCCGGGAACCGCTGCTGTCGGGCTGGCGACACAGTGTGACCCGCGGGCTGCGTGAGGACAGCGGCTCGGCGGGGCTGCGGCTCCTGCTGTCACTCAACCCGCCCCGCGGCTACTTCCCAGACTTTCTCACCCCGTACGACAGCGTGTCGGGGTTCGACGCCGGCATGGAGGCGGTCCGCAGCACCCCCGTGGCGGTGCTGCAACGCGACCTGGCGCTGCTCGCCGCCGGTGGCGCCCCGTCGGCCGGCGCCGGGGCGCTGGCCCGGGGGGAGCCGGACACGCTGCTCGGCCTGACGGGCGCGATGGAGCGGTACCGCGGCCTGGCCATCGACCCGTACTGGCCGCGGATCCAGGCGGCGGTGGAGGCCGACCGCACCCGGCGGGCCCGGGCGCTGCTCGACGGCGGGGTGGAAGGGCTGCTGGCCAGCCTCCGGCCCGCCATGCGCTGGGAGTCGGGGGTGCTGGAGATCCGCGACTACCCACACAGCCGGGAGCTGCATCTGGGCGGGCGCGGGCTGCTGCTGGTGCCGTCGTTCTTCTGCGCGGCCACGCCGGTCGCCCTGCTCGATCCGGCGCTGCCCCCGGTCCTTGTCTACCCGGTGGACCGGCTCGGCGGCCTGCTGCCGGCCCCCGGCGAGGGCGGCGGCCCCGGCGCGTCGGATCCCGGGCGGGAGGCCCTGGCCGCGCTGCTCGGTCGTACCCGGGCGGCCGTGCTGGCGGCCAGCGACGACGGCTGCACCACCGGCGAGGTGGCCCGCCGGCTGAACATCTCGGCCGCCGCCGCGAGCCAGCACACCACCGTGCTGCGCAACGCCGGCCTCCTGGTCAGCCAGCGCGACCGCAACACCGTCCTGCACACCCTGACCCCGTTGGGGCGGGCGATGCTCAACTCCTGA
- a CDS encoding NUDIX hydrolase encodes MADSPTAASRTPSDVEVYAALHADAVATLSRWEPTGPAAAEARERTVALLAAGPVAMSRAHRPGHVTASALVLDATGSRVLLCLHGKFRRWVQLGGHCEPADRTLAAAALREAGEESGIAGLRIDPVPIDVDIHPVSCQGGSLHHDVRFAVLAPPGAVERVSEESEALGWFPPDRLPEPLAGGTAHLVAPALATLRRAPLRPVP; translated from the coding sequence ATGGCCGACTCCCCCACCGCCGCCTCCCGGACGCCGTCGGACGTCGAGGTGTACGCGGCCCTGCACGCCGACGCCGTCGCGACGCTGAGCAGGTGGGAGCCGACCGGGCCGGCCGCCGCCGAGGCCCGCGAACGCACGGTGGCGCTGCTGGCCGCCGGGCCGGTGGCGATGAGCCGGGCGCACCGGCCCGGGCACGTCACTGCGAGCGCGCTGGTGCTCGACGCCACCGGGTCACGGGTGCTGCTCTGCCTGCACGGCAAGTTCCGGCGGTGGGTGCAGCTCGGCGGGCACTGCGAGCCCGCCGACCGGACCCTCGCCGCTGCCGCCCTGCGCGAGGCCGGCGAGGAGTCCGGCATCGCCGGCCTGCGGATCGACCCCGTCCCGATCGACGTCGACATCCACCCGGTGAGCTGCCAGGGCGGCTCGCTGCACCACGACGTACGCTTCGCCGTGCTCGCCCCGCCCGGCGCGGTGGAGCGGGTCAGCGAGGAGTCCGAGGCGCTGGGCTGGTTCCCGCCGGACCGGCTGCCGGAGCCGCTGGCCGGCGGGACGGCGCACCTGGTCGCCCCGGCCCTGGCGACGCTCAGACGAGCCCCTCTTCGCCCCGTTCCTTGA